A single window of Chitinophaga sp. XS-30 DNA harbors:
- the asnB gene encoding asparagine synthase (glutamine-hydrolyzing) produces MCGIAGFIDFTKKTDAGILRRMTDAMLHRGPDDAGYETYEDASAVIGLGQRRLSIQDLSASGHQPMHFRHYSIIFNGEVYNFKSIRKELEELGYTFQSGSDTEVLLKGYDAWGEAILDRCIGMFAFVIYDREKRSLLLCRDRAGVKPLYYYWHEQVLLFASELKGICEHPAFRKDIDENSLSLFLQYSYIPAPFTIYRNTHKLPPGRLLRVQLPSASVQEHTYWDVLDAYRKPLLQIPEHKVLEETEALMKSAYNYRMVADVPVGVFLSGGYDSASVAAILQKDSGSRIKTFTIGFKEQQWDESAEARKIARHLGTDHHEWIVGPDDARNVMESLPEIYDEPFADNSIVPTTLVSRLASKEVKVALSADGGDEVFSGYNKFNQALRFTSRFPKSVQSMLSYGMGLVNPELIPFFNKKYNFASRYEKMKLIWGSGKPQEALKYISQYLTESEASYYMGRKTEGYRTNFDLNGELADMNDPLNRLLAIDYKTFLVDNNLVKVDRATMSVSIEGREPMLDHRLVEYLAQVPASIKVKDGVNKYILKSIVHKYIPKSLMDRPKRPFIAPLQEWFREDLTDRMQYFMSPERLERTGLFNAAHVQQLLKRYLAGEKISYQKLWNILVFQLWYDRWIEKL; encoded by the coding sequence ATGTGTGGTATAGCCGGGTTTATCGATTTTACCAAAAAAACAGATGCAGGCATCCTGCGCAGGATGACCGATGCCATGCTGCATCGTGGTCCTGATGATGCCGGATACGAAACATATGAAGATGCATCAGCCGTTATAGGGCTGGGGCAGCGCCGCCTTTCCATCCAGGACCTTTCCGCTTCCGGTCACCAACCAATGCACTTCAGGCATTACAGCATCATTTTTAATGGCGAAGTGTATAATTTCAAATCCATCAGGAAAGAACTGGAAGAACTTGGTTATACTTTCCAGTCGGGATCAGATACGGAAGTACTGCTGAAAGGATACGATGCATGGGGGGAAGCCATTCTGGATCGTTGCATCGGCATGTTTGCCTTTGTGATCTACGACCGGGAAAAACGCAGCCTGCTGCTCTGTCGCGACAGAGCGGGAGTAAAACCCTTGTACTATTACTGGCACGAACAGGTATTGCTGTTTGCTTCCGAGCTGAAAGGCATTTGCGAACACCCCGCTTTCCGTAAAGATATAGATGAGAACAGCTTATCCCTTTTTCTGCAATACAGCTATATTCCCGCGCCATTTACGATCTACCGAAATACCCACAAACTTCCTCCGGGCCGGTTGCTGAGGGTGCAACTCCCATCCGCCAGTGTGCAGGAGCATACTTATTGGGACGTATTGGATGCATACCGCAAGCCGCTGTTGCAGATACCCGAACATAAGGTGTTGGAAGAGACTGAAGCGCTGATGAAAAGCGCATATAACTACCGTATGGTAGCAGATGTGCCGGTAGGGGTATTCCTGAGTGGTGGATACGATAGTGCCAGCGTTGCTGCCATTCTGCAGAAAGATTCCGGCAGCCGTATCAAAACCTTTACGATAGGCTTTAAAGAGCAGCAATGGGATGAGTCCGCAGAAGCAAGAAAGATCGCGCGGCATCTGGGGACCGATCACCACGAATGGATCGTTGGGCCTGATGATGCGAGGAATGTCATGGAATCGCTTCCCGAGATATATGATGAACCATTCGCTGATAATTCTATTGTGCCTACAACACTTGTCAGCAGGCTGGCCAGCAAGGAGGTGAAAGTGGCACTGTCGGCCGATGGCGGTGACGAAGTGTTTTCCGGTTACAACAAGTTTAACCAGGCATTGCGTTTCACCAGCCGTTTCCCGAAAAGTGTGCAAAGCATGCTCAGCTATGGTATGGGTCTGGTAAATCCCGAACTTATCCCATTCTTTAATAAAAAGTACAACTTTGCTTCCCGGTATGAGAAAATGAAGCTGATCTGGGGATCCGGTAAACCGCAGGAAGCGCTGAAGTACATCAGCCAGTATCTTACCGAAAGTGAAGCCAGCTATTACATGGGAAGAAAAACGGAAGGATATCGTACCAATTTTGACCTCAACGGTGAGTTGGCGGACATGAATGACCCGCTGAACCGTCTGCTGGCTATTGACTATAAAACCTTCCTGGTAGATAATAACCTGGTAAAAGTAGACCGGGCTACAATGTCTGTGAGTATAGAAGGCCGTGAGCCGATGCTGGATCATCGCCTCGTGGAATACCTTGCACAGGTGCCGGCTTCCATCAAGGTAAAGGACGGCGTCAACAAATATATACTCAAATCTATTGTACATAAATACATCCCCAAGTCCCTGATGGATCGCCCGAAACGGCCGTTCATAGCTCCTTTGCAGGAATGGTTCCGGGAAGACCTGACGGACAGGATGCAGTATTTCATGTCTCCCGAACGCCTGGAAAGGACCGGACTTTTCAATGCCGCGCATGTGCAGCAGCTGTTGAAACGCTATCTGGCAGGGGAGAAGATAAGTTACCAGAAACTCTGGAATATATTGGTGTTCCAGCTTTGGTATGACCGCTGGATCGAAAAACTATAG
- a CDS encoding glycosyltransferase family 2 protein: MQPENSPYYPLVSIITVNYNNTAVTCELMASLQQNSYPNMEVIVVDNASKEDPTDALKGYAGVQLIKSEENRGFAGGNNLGIKAAKGEYLFLVNNDTEFTDGLIEGLLEVFRDYPDAGVASPKFHYFFQPGTIEYAGYRQVDMFTGRNSMIGCREPDQGQYDAVSETHYAHGGGMMISARALEKVGLMPEVYFLYYEEFDWCEQFKRHGYKVYYQYKSLIYHKESMTTGKNSPLKTYYITRNRILFMRRNVKLPSRAFFMAYLVLFTIPKNTLQFMLKKEKVHLKAFWNGIFWNLKHLKKVNACVV; this comes from the coding sequence ATGCAACCAGAGAATAGCCCATATTACCCGCTGGTTTCCATCATCACCGTTAATTACAATAACACCGCTGTGACTTGTGAATTGATGGCATCGCTGCAGCAGAACAGTTATCCGAACATGGAGGTGATCGTAGTGGATAATGCATCGAAGGAAGATCCCACCGACGCGTTGAAGGGATATGCCGGTGTGCAACTGATCAAAAGTGAGGAGAACAGAGGATTCGCCGGAGGTAATAACCTTGGCATCAAAGCCGCGAAAGGAGAATATCTTTTTCTTGTCAATAATGATACTGAATTTACCGACGGCCTGATAGAAGGACTGCTGGAAGTATTCAGGGACTATCCGGATGCCGGTGTGGCCAGCCCCAAGTTTCATTACTTTTTCCAGCCGGGAACGATCGAATACGCCGGTTACCGGCAGGTGGATATGTTCACCGGAAGGAATAGTATGATTGGATGCCGGGAACCCGATCAGGGCCAGTATGACGCAGTATCCGAAACACATTATGCGCATGGAGGAGGAATGATGATATCGGCCCGGGCGCTGGAAAAGGTTGGACTGATGCCTGAAGTGTATTTCCTGTATTATGAGGAATTCGACTGGTGCGAACAATTCAAAAGACATGGATACAAGGTATATTACCAGTACAAATCCCTGATCTATCACAAAGAATCCATGACAACCGGCAAGAACAGCCCGTTGAAGACATATTATATTACCCGTAACAGGATATTGTTCATGCGCCGTAACGTAAAACTCCCTTCACGGGCGTTTTTTATGGCTTATCTTGTACTGTTTACAATACCCAAAAATACCCTGCAGTTCATGCTGAAAAAGGAGAAAGTTCACCTGAAAGCATTCTGGAACGGTATTTTCTGGAATCTGAAACACCTTAAAAAAGTTAACGCATGTGTGGTATAG
- a CDS encoding glycosyltransferase family 2 protein, producing the protein MSVIIEAIIFTYLAGCVLFNLIFAIAGSVKRRKKTELLTEATYGRIVILVPAYKEDSIILSTATSYAALNYPEDKYELVVIADSLQPETLTSLEASGIRAISVSFDKSTKARSLNAAFAQLQKEYDIALICDADNVLEPDFLLKINKAYQNGEYVIQAQRVAKNLDTPFAVLDAANEIIANHIYRKGANSLGLSSSVIGSGMAFHFPLIRDIMKEIDATGGFDKVLQLLVVSRGYSIYYLEDAHIFDEKVESSATFSNQRKRWMSSQFVYLRTYWTRGWKALFRGNLDYFNLAVCQNLLLPRMLLLAALLGGTFIYLLLFRYLEIPLTWWLAALVLNGVSLLLPIPRKFFSKYLLTAMLSLPRAMGIMVLLLFRLKGANKTFIHTKHTKTAIDNPLLNATRE; encoded by the coding sequence ATGTCAGTTATTATTGAAGCGATAATTTTTACCTACTTAGCCGGATGCGTACTGTTTAATTTGATTTTTGCCATTGCTGGCAGTGTTAAAAGAAGAAAGAAGACCGAATTACTCACTGAAGCCACCTATGGCAGGATTGTTATCCTGGTACCTGCATACAAAGAGGACAGCATTATTCTCTCCACCGCAACGAGCTATGCAGCTTTAAATTATCCTGAAGACAAATACGAACTTGTTGTCATTGCGGACTCTCTGCAGCCGGAGACCCTGACTTCGCTGGAAGCATCCGGCATCCGGGCTATCAGCGTGTCATTTGACAAAAGCACCAAGGCGCGGTCCCTCAATGCCGCATTCGCCCAATTGCAGAAAGAATATGATATCGCCCTGATCTGTGACGCTGATAATGTACTGGAGCCGGATTTTCTGCTGAAAATCAACAAAGCTTATCAGAATGGGGAATATGTCATCCAGGCGCAAAGGGTAGCCAAGAACCTGGATACGCCGTTTGCCGTGCTGGATGCTGCCAACGAGATCATTGCCAATCATATATACCGCAAAGGCGCCAATTCGCTGGGACTGTCCTCTTCCGTGATCGGTTCGGGCATGGCCTTTCATTTCCCGCTCATCCGGGATATTATGAAGGAAATTGATGCCACCGGAGGTTTTGACAAGGTATTGCAGCTGCTGGTCGTTTCCCGCGGGTATTCGATTTACTACCTTGAGGATGCGCATATTTTCGACGAGAAGGTAGAAAGCTCCGCCACATTCAGCAACCAGCGCAAGCGCTGGATGTCCAGCCAGTTCGTATATCTGCGTACATACTGGACAAGGGGATGGAAGGCGCTTTTCCGCGGCAACCTTGATTATTTCAATCTTGCCGTCTGCCAGAACCTGTTATTGCCGCGTATGTTGCTGCTGGCAGCATTGCTGGGCGGCACCTTCATTTACCTGCTGCTTTTCCGCTACCTGGAAATCCCTTTAACATGGTGGCTGGCGGCGCTGGTGCTGAACGGAGTCAGTCTGCTGCTGCCCATCCCCCGGAAGTTCTTTTCCAAATATCTGCTCACGGCTATGCTAAGCCTGCCGCGGGCAATGGGGATCATGGTACTGCTGCTGTTCCGTCTGAAAGGCGCGAACAAGACCTTCATACACACGAAACATACCAAAACAGCGATCGATAATCCACTATTAAATGCAACCAGAGAATAG
- a CDS encoding sugar transferase, giving the protein METSTPVLVCAADAKEDTVVQDSRNRLDIMPGERFVLLVGVSGASVPSNKTDFRYVIVPTVKDVQLVIGQLLNIHHRAPAAIICKAGEDLEAVLTEWKKYFASNKALLSLPFFIHPESINENIKSVIKQFGFIDDIITDETFGLLNRKIGFVNKFKQLSAFNARQLKAGYQKKRLGNIGKRSFDVLVSGLALVALSPLLIVIAAAVKLESRGPVFYAGRRAGKNYKVFKFYKFRTMVADADKQLDKLKHLNQYSADSNGPVFYKVSNDPRITRFGKFLRNTSLDEIPQLYNVLKGDMSIVGNRPLPLYEATTLVTDQCAERFLAPAGITGLWQVSKRGNKEMSAQERIDLDINYAQKYSFSMDLWLMVNTPLALIQKDNV; this is encoded by the coding sequence ATGGAGACATCTACACCTGTTTTAGTTTGCGCTGCAGACGCTAAAGAAGATACCGTTGTTCAGGACTCCCGCAACCGGCTTGATATTATGCCGGGAGAGCGATTTGTTTTACTTGTGGGTGTTTCGGGAGCATCGGTTCCTTCCAACAAAACGGATTTCAGGTATGTGATCGTACCAACCGTAAAAGACGTTCAGCTTGTCATCGGACAATTGCTCAATATCCATCACCGCGCTCCTGCAGCCATTATCTGCAAGGCAGGCGAAGATCTTGAGGCCGTGCTGACAGAATGGAAAAAGTATTTTGCATCCAACAAGGCATTGCTTTCCTTACCTTTTTTCATCCATCCGGAATCTATTAACGAGAATATCAAATCCGTTATAAAACAATTTGGCTTTATTGATGATATTATTACTGATGAAACCTTCGGTCTGCTGAACAGGAAGATCGGTTTTGTAAACAAGTTCAAGCAACTGAGCGCCTTCAATGCCCGCCAATTGAAAGCAGGTTATCAAAAGAAACGCCTTGGGAACATTGGCAAACGCTCGTTCGATGTACTTGTATCCGGCCTGGCGCTTGTGGCGCTGTCTCCATTGCTGATAGTGATCGCCGCTGCCGTGAAGCTGGAGTCCCGTGGTCCTGTATTCTATGCTGGTCGCCGCGCAGGAAAAAACTACAAGGTATTCAAGTTTTACAAGTTCCGTACCATGGTAGCGGATGCGGACAAGCAGCTGGACAAGCTGAAGCATCTGAACCAGTATTCTGCTGATTCCAATGGGCCGGTATTTTACAAGGTTTCTAACGATCCCCGTATTACGCGTTTCGGCAAATTCCTCCGGAACACCAGTCTGGATGAGATACCTCAGCTCTATAATGTATTGAAGGGAGACATGTCCATTGTAGGTAACCGTCCGCTTCCATTGTATGAAGCTACTACGCTGGTAACCGATCAGTGTGCGGAAAGATTTCTGGCGCCCGCCGGTATTACCGGTTTGTGGCAGGTCAGCAAAAGAGGTAACAAGGAAATGTCAGCCCAGGAGCGAATTGATCTGGACATCAACTACGCCCAGAAGTACTCCTTTTCCATGGACCTTTGGCTAATGGTGAATACGCCATTGGCATTGATCCAAAAAGATAATGTGTAA